The Bacillota bacterium genome has a window encoding:
- a CDS encoding amidohydrolase, whose protein sequence is MDLIFYNGRVTTLDDSRPFAEAVGVKNGLIAFVGTNRKLSSYKTGKTLAIDLKGKTMLPGFNDSHLHLAGYALTSAKVDLRDCRNIDQVVDTVKSYIVFHSIKPGDWVLGWGWDHGLFEERRMPDRRDLDRATSEHCLVIMRTCCHICSINTRALMKAGIFESQPYVEGGSIVQDDQGIPTGILKENAMNLVMDLVPGLNKEMLKKLIFKAVQDFVSAGLTSVQTDDLAALGSDMLPTLLDSYRELELEGNLPLRINLQLLLPEITDLDKFIKEGYRNYYNSDFFKTGPLKILADGSIGGRTAFLSEPYYDTGDSCGVAIYQEDELTELVKMAYLNGMQVATHAIGDAAINMVLDTYEQVLSINSHHDPRFRIVHASIVDDHALYRFKTLGIIADIQPSFIPTDNSLIDQHLGPRRASWTYRWKDFISNGIRVGGGSDAPVETYEPLAGISAAVTRQNKSGKPTGGWHPDQRLTLHEALNLYTSGSAFCSFDENMKGTITPGKFADLLVLSEDIAKVEPKNIRDVKCEMTVVDGKIVYENQGSG, encoded by the coding sequence TTGGATTTAATATTTTATAACGGCCGTGTTACCACGCTGGACGATTCCAGGCCTTTTGCTGAAGCGGTTGGAGTGAAGAATGGTTTAATAGCTTTTGTTGGCACTAACCGGAAGCTGTCAAGTTACAAGACCGGCAAAACGTTGGCCATTGATCTTAAGGGTAAAACAATGCTGCCCGGATTTAATGACAGTCATCTTCACCTTGCAGGTTATGCACTTACTTCAGCAAAAGTGGACTTAAGAGACTGTCGTAACATCGATCAGGTGGTCGATACCGTTAAATCATATATCGTATTTCACTCTATAAAGCCGGGCGATTGGGTTCTCGGATGGGGTTGGGATCATGGTCTTTTTGAGGAGAGAAGGATGCCCGACCGTCGGGATCTGGATCGGGCGACATCAGAACATTGTCTGGTCATTATGCGTACCTGCTGCCATATCTGCTCGATTAATACCCGGGCCCTTATGAAAGCAGGTATTTTTGAATCGCAACCTTATGTTGAAGGCGGCTCGATCGTGCAGGATGATCAGGGAATTCCGACCGGTATTTTAAAAGAAAATGCAATGAACCTGGTAATGGATCTGGTTCCGGGATTAAACAAAGAGATGCTTAAAAAGCTCATCTTCAAAGCAGTGCAGGATTTTGTATCTGCCGGCCTGACTTCTGTACAAACCGATGACCTGGCTGCTCTCGGGAGTGATATGCTCCCAACACTTCTCGATTCGTACAGAGAATTGGAACTCGAAGGCAACCTCCCTCTTCGGATAAATTTACAGCTTTTACTTCCGGAAATAACCGACCTTGATAAATTTATCAAAGAGGGATACCGAAACTATTATAATAGTGACTTTTTTAAAACAGGACCGCTTAAGATCCTGGCAGACGGCTCAATCGGCGGCAGGACAGCGTTTTTATCCGAACCTTATTATGATACAGGTGATAGTTGTGGGGTTGCTATTTATCAAGAGGATGAATTAACTGAATTGGTCAAAATGGCTTATCTAAACGGTATGCAGGTTGCGACGCATGCTATAGGGGATGCTGCAATAAATATGGTCCTGGATACGTATGAGCAGGTTTTATCCATAAATAGTCATCATGATCCCCGGTTTCGTATTGTTCATGCTTCGATTGTTGATGATCACGCCCTCTATCGCTTTAAAACCCTTGGTATAATAGCCGATATACAGCCGTCTTTTATCCCTACGGATAACTCTCTGATTGATCAGCACCTCGGGCCACGGAGGGCATCCTGGACCTATCGCTGGAAAGATTTTATTTCGAATGGCATCAGGGTGGGAGGCGGTTCAGATGCTCCTGTTGAAACCTACGAACCACTGGCCGGTATTTCTGCAGCGGTTACCAGGCAGAATAAAAGCGGTAAGCCAACCGGCGGCTGGCACCCGGATCAACGCTTAACACTTCACGAAGCCCTTAACCTCTATACAAGCGGATCGGCTTTCTGCTCATTCGATGAAAATATGAAAGGCACAATAACACCCGGCAAGTTTGCAGATCTCCTGGTTCTATCAGAGGATATAGCTAAAGTCGAACCGAAGAATATTCGCGATGTTAAATGTGAAATGACAGTAGTTGATGGGAAAATTGTATATGAAAACCAGGGATCCGGTTAA
- a CDS encoding transglutaminase domain-containing protein — protein MNRINITRFLIAVLIMGFWFLIVLYPNPKNLALSIQRLKNPPVNPFEVTDLALELYDHTPGEIKDFVYSRLPYSYDWTVYNMPWYFPTLEEVLQQEAGDCKARYVLFASILEQKEIPYNKMISLTHIWVAYEGKEDNTMENLDEALFIVDDQGKLKISYPRADLQRSLATFVDGFWRAMPSKKKSLLFAGFPLMVGLMNLPKLSLKKLLPNKKKNHLY, from the coding sequence ATGAATAGAATAAACATAACCAGGTTTCTGATAGCTGTTCTGATAATGGGCTTCTGGTTTCTTATAGTTCTATATCCAAATCCCAAAAACCTGGCACTGAGTATACAGCGGTTGAAAAATCCACCGGTTAATCCATTTGAAGTGACTGATCTCGCCCTGGAATTATATGACCACACCCCAGGTGAAATTAAAGATTTTGTATATAGCCGCCTTCCTTACAGTTACGATTGGACGGTTTATAACATGCCCTGGTACTTCCCCACCCTTGAAGAAGTTCTGCAGCAGGAAGCAGGAGATTGTAAAGCCCGCTACGTTTTATTTGCTTCAATTCTGGAACAAAAGGAGATCCCTTACAATAAGATGATATCTCTGACACACATCTGGGTGGCTTACGAGGGTAAGGAAGACAATACTATGGAAAACCTGGATGAAGCCTTATTTATAGTAGATGATCAGGGTAAGTTAAAAATCAGTTATCCCCGGGCCGATCTACAAAGATCATTGGCTACGTTTGTTGACGGCTTCTGGAGAGCCATGCCGTCGAAAAAGAAATCATTACTTTTTGCCGGATTCCCCCTGATGGTTGGACTTATGAACCTGCCCAAATTGAGTTTAAAAAAACTCTTGCCGAATAAGAAAAAAAATCATCTATATTAA